The DNA sequence ACCCTTATTTTAAATGATAAAATCCGGAGTTCACTCAACTTTTATTCGATAAAAAGCGGATTACTTTTTATATTTCATGTATAATTATCGTAAAAGTTGTCAGATAAAAATAGAGGTGAATATAATGGACTTTTTTAAACACTATCCTCGTAAAAAGATTGACTTAGCAACTATTGAGGAACATTACAAGCTAGGTAACTATCAAGAGTTATATCATTTTATACAAGAGGCACTAAAAACAGGAGTCATCATCCCAATCAAAAGTAGTGGGAGTAATGGGAAAAAACCAGCATTGTATAAAACTTACCGAATTCAAGTCACGATAGAAAATGAAGCAACTCTTCGTGAGGAGTTACTCTATTTAATTCATCCCAAACTAAAAAATGATTATTACCTGACTCATTTAACGCAATATAGCAACGATCGTGAAGCCATATTGAAGCTCAGTTCTTTTTTTCAAACGAAATCATCTGATTTAGAACATCCCACTGCAATCAATGAACGCAGTTTTCAGATTTGGCAACAAGAGAAGTTTCTCTTAGAAGAAGGAAACAGACTTTTAAAAAATGTTGGCCTATCAATGACTGATTTAAACGTTTATGAAACAGCAGAACCCCTGGCGTATTTTAGTGCTTGTAAAGAGACGCCTCAAAATATTTTAATTATTGAAAATAAAGATACGTTTTATAGTTTGCGTAAATATTTAATTGAGGGGCATAAAGAGATTCTCGGGTGTCGAATCAGTACCTTAATTTATGGAGGCGGTAAAAAGGGCGTTAAAGGATTTCAACATTTTCACGCGAGCGTTGAACCGTATTTATTGCACCAAGACAATCGATTTTACTATTTTGGAGATTTAGATTATGAAGGAATCATTATCTATGAAAGTTTATGCGCCCATTTTTACTGTGAGCCATTGGTGTCAGCATATGAGGCGATGCTTCAAAAAGCAGCCAATCTTCCATTACCAAAGACGAAAGAAAAACAAAACCGTCACGAACAAGGCGTTTTCTTTAGCTATTTTAATGAGGTGTCAGCCATGAAAGCCATTTTAGAGAATGAGTATTATATTCCACAAGAAATATTGACGATGGAAGATTTTTAGGAGGAAGGACATGCAGTACGATTTTTTACGACACTTTCAAATGCGTATGAAAAAAGTGGGTGCCTATGCGGTCTTGTTTAAGAACAGTTTAGCCAAAACGACATGGAAAAGTTATGGGTTTGATGAATCTTATGAACAAGTCAACCTCATGTTTTCAGTCTTACTTTATATTATGGAGTGCTCACTCAAAGAAGAGGTGTGCACGATGGATGACATTGCGAATTTCATTGATCAACTTAACATGCAAGCTTATCAGAAGTCACTGTCCTATGAACAAGCAAAAGAGCTGGCTATTTTTATTGTTGATGTAGCCCTTTGTAATGAAGGACGTCCGATGTACTTTGAGAGTTATAATTACGAAGAAAGCCAGTATGAGTCCATTTATATCAGCTTCGTCGGAAACAAAGTGGTTTACATCGATCAAGAATTGAAACGAACGTCGTATTACTTAACCGATGAAGGCTATGAACTGATGTTATCCACCCTTGAAGTCGACAGTCATTTACAATTAACGATTCAAGAGATGATCTTTAAACTGCACTTAGAGAAGGCAACGTACGATAAAGCGGTGGATGATGTCAAAAATATCTTTAATTTATTGCGCATTCAATTTCAAAAAATTGAGGGAGCCATGCGAAAAATCCGTCAAAATGCCTTGCTATATTCAGTGGATGACTATAAAGAAGTTGTTGAACAAAATTTAAGCATTATTGAAGAAACCAAAGAGAAATTTTTAGGCTATCGCGAGAATATTAAACGTCGAATGCAAGAACTAGAAGAAAAAGATATTACGATTCAAAAGCTTGCAGAAGATGAACGTGAAAACTTAGGGCATTTAAAAACGATTGAAAGTTATTTAAATCAAGCCCTTGATGAACATCAGCGAATTTTAAACTTACATTTTGATTTGAAAAGTTTGTATACCAAAGAACTTGAAGGTTTGACGCAAATGGGGATGATTCAACGATTTAACTTACGCACTGAACTTTATGAAGAAGTATTAAAACAACCACATACCTTGGATTTTATGGATTATTTCTTACGCCCGTTATTTATGAAACCATTAGAAAAGACGTACAACCTTAATAAAAGTATTGAGTTACAACGCCCGATTTCAAAAAAGAAAAAAGAAGAAGAGTTTTTTACCACAATTGAAGAAGAATCAATGGAAACCTTTATCCTTGAACAAAAGCAGCAACGACTTCAGCGTTATCGGGATAGTCTAACCCTTTTACTGTCATTTGTTTTTAAAACGGGAAGTATTGAACTAAATGAGATCCAGCGACAACTGAATGACTCTCAATTACAACAGCTTATTCCAACCGTTGAAATTTTTAAAGAAATTATGATTGAATTATTGCAAGCGAAAGAACTCGATATCCAACGCTTAAAACAAGAACGTTCCGAAAATATTAGTGAACAAACCTTTGAATTTCAGCTGAGCACTTGTTTGCTTGATGTACTGGAAGCACAATTTCCATTAAAACGAATTGAAACGCTGACGGTCACTCGAACAGAAACAAAAAAAGTGGTGACATTTGAGCACGTTCAAGATGAAGAAGGGCGTAAAAAGACGATTAAATGTTCTAACATTAAATTAGAGGTGAAGTAACATGAGTTATCAAATAGAAGAAGTAAAACTTAGCCAGCAAATCTTTTATCACTTACTTTCACAGCGTGAATTAAATGAGCAACAAGACAAAGCTCTTTATTACGCCTATACTGGAAATGAAACGGTGATGAATTTAGTCAAAAGCCAAGGCGAAATTGCCAATTGTGTCATTGAACGTTATGGAAGTAGCATCTACTTAATTCCAAAAGAGGAAAATGAAGTTCTAGGATTTTCAAAACGTGAACTAAAAAAAGTCCTTTGTAAATCATCGGGAACAGATAAAGATTATTATTTATCTCAATTTGTCATTTTAACCTTACTTGTTGAATTTTATGATGGACAAGGACAAAGTGCAAAAGGGCGAGACTTTATGCGTGTGGGAGAGTTACAAAATATCATTGCCGAGCGTTTAAAAGAAGGCGCAACCTACTATGACGAAGAACAACAACAGCAACTTGGCATTGCCTATAGTAACATGCTAGAAGCCTTTGAAGCGCTACGAAGTGATGATCGAGGTTCAAAACAAAAAACAACAAAAGAAGGATTTTTACATGGAATCTTTAAGTTTTTACAAGAGCAACAACTCATTGAATACATTGAAGCAGATGAAATGATTACAACAACGAAAAAGCTTGATCAACTGATGGATTTTAATTTATTAAATCAAAACAACTATACTCGAGTATTACACGTCCTAAAGGAGGCCGAAAATGAGTCGAATTAATCGTATCCGTATTGTCAACTTAAATTACAATAATAACGCCATTCGAATCGATGATGAATGCTTTGAACTAGTCAATGAAAATACGTTACTTTCTTTACGGAATGGGGGCGGTAAATCGGTGTTAATTCAAATGTTAACCGCTCCGTTTGTTCATAAACGTTACCGTGATACGAGTGATCGTCCATTTGCTAGCTATTTTACGACGAATCAGCCAACGTTTATTTTAGTGGAATGGAGTTTAGATCATGAGGCTGGGTATGTGTTAACGGGAATGATGGTTCGTAAAAATCAAGAGCTGAAAGAGGACGAGGATCATCGTTTTGACCTTGAAATGATTAACTTTATTCATGAATATACGTCAGAAAATGATTACGATATTCAAAACTTCCCGCTACTGATTCAAGAAAGTCAGCGTAAGACGTTAAAAGGGTTTTATGTTTGTCGTCAATTATTTGAGCAATGTAAACAAGATAAACAACTTAAATTTGATTACTATGATATGAATCAACCGTCACGTAGCCGTGCCTACTTCAATAAATTAGAAGAATTTCAAATTTATTATAAAGAATGGGAGTCCATCATCAAAAAGGTCAATTTAAAAGAGTCGGGATTATCTGAATTATTTAAGGATGCAAAAGAT is a window from the Turicibacter bilis genome containing:
- a CDS encoding DUF6063 family protein, with the protein product MSYQIEEVKLSQQIFYHLLSQRELNEQQDKALYYAYTGNETVMNLVKSQGEIANCVIERYGSSIYLIPKEENEVLGFSKRELKKVLCKSSGTDKDYYLSQFVILTLLVEFYDGQGQSAKGRDFMRVGELQNIIAERLKEGATYYDEEQQQQLGIAYSNMLEAFEALRSDDRGSKQKTTKEGFLHGIFKFLQEQQLIEYIEADEMITTTKKLDQLMDFNLLNQNNYTRVLHVLKEAENESN
- a CDS encoding Wadjet anti-phage system protein JetD domain-containing protein, which encodes MDFFKHYPRKKIDLATIEEHYKLGNYQELYHFIQEALKTGVIIPIKSSGSNGKKPALYKTYRIQVTIENEATLREELLYLIHPKLKNDYYLTHLTQYSNDREAILKLSSFFQTKSSDLEHPTAINERSFQIWQQEKFLLEEGNRLLKNVGLSMTDLNVYETAEPLAYFSACKETPQNILIIENKDTFYSLRKYLIEGHKEILGCRISTLIYGGGKKGVKGFQHFHASVEPYLLHQDNRFYYFGDLDYEGIIIYESLCAHFYCEPLVSAYEAMLQKAANLPLPKTKEKQNRHEQGVFFSYFNEVSAMKAILENEYYIPQEILTMEDF